GTATCGAATACACCCTGCCAGATCTCTACTCCGCAATCCGGGAGATGGAAAATGACCTGAATGGACAGGCCAGCACTTTCTATGGTGCTGCGTTCTCTGCATACCAGTCGTATGTTTCTGAAATCGAGGATATCATCAACAAAATCGGAACCGGCCTGCCTGCGATGGACAAAGATGAAACGATTGAAGATTATCTTATGAGGTGCTGCGTGAAGGAAGCGATTTAGATTCTCCTAATACCTGTCCAGCATCTCCAGTAATGTCTGCTTCATCTGCTGACGAAGGGAATCCGGCTTGAGTACTTCAATACGGCTTCCCTGACTCAGCAGCCACATGACAATCCCCGTTCCATACACCTCTGCTTCAATAATGGCTTCCGACTCCTTTTGCTCAATAATTCTAGCAGTCGGGAGCCGGTCCAAAATCGGTTCCGGATTATTGCCATAATATTTCAGCCGGATTTTCATGAGCTTACCGGCATACATAAACTGAACCCGTTTCCGGAACTCGCCTTCTTCAAACCTGTTGGCATATGGAATCTGAAATTTCTCTCCAAGTATCTTGTAATCCTGAATTCGATCCAGACGGAAAATGGCCGGATAATCATATTTATGTACATATTTGCCATTATCATCAAGAACGTCAATGTACGCATTCAGGTAGAAATAATACTCCGAAAAAAGGATGGCAACCGGTTCAATAATCCGCTTAATGGATTCCTTCGGCGCATCTGCCTTGGTGTATTTAATTTCCAGAAGATTGTGCTCCTTAATATTCTCGCCAAGATTCCACAACATGTCCTGGGTAACAGGCTTATGGTGCAATTCCACATAATGGTATTTCTCGTTGGCAATCAGGTCGCTGACCAGCTTCATGTTTTTCAGGGGAACACAGCCCTCAACCAGTTTGTTCAGGATGCTGCTTAACTCCTTCTTGGTAAAGGCACGGCTCTCCAGAAGGATTTTGGTAACGGCAAGGATTTCGCTATTGGTCATAGCAGAGCCTACGCTGCCTTGCATAACGAAGCCTTTCCTTGAGCGGTCGTAGACGATGGCTCTGGTGTCCGAAGTATTGGTGACGCTCCGGTCGTCGAGAAAGGCGCGAATGTCATCAATGTCCCGCTGGATGGAGCGCTCGTCCACACCAAATCGGTGGGCTTCTTCAGTTTTGTTGATTACTTTTCCCTCACATAAGCGGACGTACATGTCCAGGGTGCGGGAGATTTTGGAGTGTTTGGTAGTTTCCATCATCAAAATCTATATCTTCTGAAAAGATTTAATTCCTTTTTTATTAACAATTTACTAAAATTCAGAAAGGAATTCCATCTATTCATTTCCTCTATGTATATAGTAGTAGTTTTTAAATACCCTCTCCAAGGTCTTTTGAACTCTTAAATAATCTATATTCGACATCATTCCGAATAATACTCTGTCTTCATTTCTGCGTTTACCTTCCTTTATATTCCGTTATTATTCAATAGTTCTGCAAAACATACTCATGTGTTTCACGACGCTGTGATATATTTTGATTTTTTCGAATGCTCTGTGCAAGCCTTATGTTGCTTATAATCTGGAGCATTTCTTTATTGCAAGAGAAATAGTCATATATCCTTCTAGCTGCTGGAAATTGTTTTTCCTCAATGAAACTGTATACCAATGTTGTTTCATCCCAGAGCAATGGCCCGAGTGTTGCATTTTCGTAATCAAGTACCTTCACATTACCTTCTCTGTCTAAATAGATATTGGACAACGTAAAATCTCCATGAATAAAATGTTCCCCACCGCTATTCTGTAGCCAATCTACTAAACCACTGCAATTGGGTACATATTGTTGCAAAAGTATACAATACCATGGAACCACAATATCAGACCATTCATCCGAGATTAGGTTTCGATACCAATCATTCATATTCCACTCAGAAAATATGAGAGTAATTTTTGTAATGAACTTCTCCAAGTGAAGACCATGAAGAAAAGTCTGTAAATACAAATCTTCCATGATAATTATGGAACTGGCAAGCGCTAAAACGTGCTTACAGCTCTTGTTTTATATATACGACAGGATTTTATGCATGTCAAGTAGCGAACGCTAATGGATGAGAATTTAGGCTGGCACAAACCGTCGAAATACTAAGTGCTTACTAAAAAACAGGAATTGCAAAAAATCTGACCCATCAAAAACAGGTATGGGTGTGGGTCAGATTTAAGTGAAAAAAGTGGGTCAATTTTACTTGACAATAAACACAATGAATGATATTTCTTTTTCCTTCAGTCATTTGTACTTTGTGTACAGGTTTCTTTTGTCTTGCCATAATAAAAGTCCTTCTATGATTTTAGATTTTATCATAGAAGACCGTATATATCTTAATTTACAGAAAAAGTTTCACACACTCTGTAATGTGAACACTCTGTATATGTCAACCGAAAAATCGGTCAACCGCTCATTGAAAACTAGGTCACTTCTGACCAAGTTTTGCACCTGTAGCATTCCTGCCACAGATGCAGTAACTACTTAACTATTGTTTCGAAGTCGGTTCCGTTGCTTCTGAGTAATTCAAAACTATTTTTTTACTTCACATTTAGCAAACATAATTGCCGATTCTATAGCACCAATTATCCCTCCGCCATTTAAAGGATTACAATTTCCCGCAAAATCTCCTATTCCGTTTGAATACATTTCCGAACATTTTCTTTGATCTACATGGCCAAGGAATTCTGCCCTTGGTTTCCTATAATATTCAAATCCATTCGGCATATACTGATTCAAGATATTTCTAACACACATGTTATAATCATGTCTTATATCTTGATACCAATATCTGCTCCATACACCGATATTCCACAATCCATCGCCTATTGGAAAAGCCCAAAAATATTTACTTTCATCATTCTCTGAGTAATACCAATAGTAGAATTTATGATCGTCTAATAGCATATCAGCTTTTACTTGTGCAGAATAACCTATGCTTTGTTTTCTTGAAATTTCTCCCCCTGCAAATGGTCTAGCACCCGATGCCATAATAATATATTTTGCTATGTAGTTGTTTATACAGTATCCATATTCAAGCTTATTAATAGTCTTTACTGTCTCATCATATCTAACTTGTGCACCTATAGCAACAGCTTGCCGCATTAAAAATCGATCAAATATATTCCTTTGAATTCCTATAGATATATTTTCCTTCTTATAATTGTTGATATATATATCGTTATCTTTATAAATAATATGCCCATTCACCTGTTTTGAATTCAAGCTCATCAACTCATTGCAATCAATTCCTATATTTGTCAGCAAGCGCAATGCCTTGTATGAAACGCCTCCACCGCACACCTTCTCATAATTTATAGGACGCTTTTCCAATACCAGACACTTATTTCCACTTTTAGATAGTTCATAAGCGCAGACCGCTCCTGCGACTCCTGCACCTACAATAATATAATCATACATTACCCATTTAGTACCTTTTCAAAATCATTTATATCGAAATCAATAAGATTGTTAAACAACTTATATGTTTTACTCATTTTAAGAAGCTTACCAGCAACAACATATATTTTTTCCCATACATTATGCGGATACATAGATTTAAGCATCTTCATCGCCTTTTCGTCATTGATTTCATAAATCTCATATCTTTGACCTTTTTCAATAAATATGATACCATCCACAGCATAATTACGCTCTTTACAACATATTCCTTTTTTACTCCAAGGTGTATTCCATACTTCTAAATGATTATCATTTTGGGCTATCACGGCTCTATCATCAGCTATTATACTGACACAATTCTGTCCTCCCTTTTCAAGCAACAAACCTGCAAACGTACTCTTACCTTCTCCCGGTCTACCCACAATCACAAAGCACCTTGATCTAACAGTAACAACTGCAGCGTGCAAAAGCAACTTCTCTCTCTTAAGTAATTCATCCGCAAAAATCTGTAGTGTGTATATACGCTCGGCCTGCTCATCAGACATAGAATGGTGATTCATAAAATCGACGAATCCCTCCATACCTAGATTAATCACATCACCATTATGGTTTAAGCATTCATATTGTGAAAACTGCTTTTTAATATTATCTCTTCTACTATTATATTCCCATGTTTCTCCTGCTATTTTATATCTCAACATCCATCCCCTATACCAAATAATATATGTTATAGCCCACGATTACTGAATTACAGATCCTTTGTGCAACTAAAACAACTGGTCCATAACTACCATTATCTTTCAAATCATAGCCCATGTAGTTTTTAAGCAAGGACTTTAACTGTCTCATCTCTATTCGGCCGTAAACTTTATAGTTCATACCATCCTGTTCATATGAAATACTGATTCCCTTCAGCTTATACATGTAGCTTATAAAAGTTTCCTTTTCATCACTGCATAATTTTTCGTTCAGGTCAATATGACCATAAAATTTATTCAGTTTTTCCTTAATCACACTTGCGTCCGTAATGCCTTCTATTCCGTACCTAGTTTTCTTCCACACCGTAGGATAATAATAATAACTTCTTCCTGTTATTACGGTATCCTTAAATTTATATCCTATCGTATAATTCTTAAATGGATCTCCCAACACGGAATGCATCTCTTTTATTTCATTACAAATACATTTAGGAATTCCATCATATATATCCTGATAATCGCAATTTAAATTTACATGAAAATTAAATGCATCTATTTCTTTATCAACAACAGAATATTCAAACAAAGAGATAATTCCATTAGCCTGCAAGTCATTTACCTGTAAATTTTTTATTTCATAAGAATCATCCGGCTCATAATAGACTTTTTCTTTATAAGAAATATCACCATTCGACTTTATCAGCCTGATTCCCCTTGATCTGAATACTCTTTGCATTATTACTCCATATTCTTCATAAAAATTTTCTTTGCAAATTCATTATATTTTTCACCGTTTCCATTATGTATATCTGCTATAATCTCATCATTAATATCCAATATGCTCTCAAAAATATGTCTGGACTGATTACAACTATATTCCAACAACTGAGAATCTTGCACATACATGTAGGACATACAAATACACACGCCATTACAAACCTGAGAAGCAGAACATGTTTTACAGTATCTTTCACGATATCCCTGCAGTATGTTTAACATTCTTTCATACTCTTTAGAAGAAAAACATTCCTCCAAATCAAGTTTCTCTTCTGGTTTTCCCAAACAAAACTGTATGTC
This genomic window from Roseburia sp. 831b contains:
- a CDS encoding NAD(P)/FAD-dependent oxidoreductase: MYDYIIVGAGVAGAVCAYELSKSGNKCLVLEKRPINYEKVCGGGVSYKALRLLTNIGIDCNELMSLNSKQVNGHIIYKDNDIYINNYKKENISIGIQRNIFDRFLMRQAVAIGAQVRYDETVKTINKLEYGYCINNYIAKYIIMASGARPFAGGEISRKQSIGYSAQVKADMLLDDHKFYYWYYSENDESKYFWAFPIGDGLWNIGVWSRYWYQDIRHDYNMCVRNILNQYMPNGFEYYRKPRAEFLGHVDQRKCSEMYSNGIGDFAGNCNPLNGGGIIGAIESAIMFAKCEVKK
- a CDS encoding phosphotransferase family protein, with amino-acid sequence MNDWYRNLISDEWSDIVVPWYCILLQQYVPNCSGLVDWLQNSGGEHFIHGDFTLSNIYLDREGNVKVLDYENATLGPLLWDETTLVYSFIEEKQFPAARRIYDYFSCNKEMLQIISNIRLAQSIRKNQNISQRRETHEYVLQNY
- a CDS encoding helix-turn-helix transcriptional regulator — its product is MMETTKHSKISRTLDMYVRLCEGKVINKTEEAHRFGVDERSIQRDIDDIRAFLDDRSVTNTSDTRAIVYDRSRKGFVMQGSVGSAMTNSEILAVTKILLESRAFTKKELSSILNKLVEGCVPLKNMKLVSDLIANEKYHYVELHHKPVTQDMLWNLGENIKEHNLLEIKYTKADAPKESIKRIIEPVAILFSEYYFYLNAYIDVLDDNGKYVHKYDYPAIFRLDRIQDYKILGEKFQIPYANRFEEGEFRKRVQFMYAGKLMKIRLKYYGNNPEPILDRLPTARIIEQKESEAIIEAEVYGTGIVMWLLSQGSRIEVLKPDSLRQQMKQTLLEMLDRY